The sequence CCTGGGGGAGCGGCACGTGGATCGCGCCGCCGTCACGCGGGTGCTGGATGCGCCGCGTGGGGCCGGGGCGCCGGGTGGGCGCCGCGGGGCCGCGGCGTCTGGAGGGCGCCGTGAGTGGTGACAAGGTACCAAAACCCCAAAGGAAGGCAAACCCCCCCAAAACCAACAACGGACCAGGTCAGGCCTGGTCCGTTGTCGATGAGGCTCCGTCACGCCCGCGGGGCGGGGGTGTCGGGGCGGTGCGTCAGGGGCGCCCTGCGCCGTAGTAGTTGCTCAGGTAGTAGCCGGAGGTGATGTCGGCGATCCTGACGACGTCGCCGGTGTGCGGGGCGTGGATCATCTTGCCGCCGCCCACGTAGAGGCCGACGTGGCCGAGGCTGCTGAAGAACACCAGGTCGCCCGGCTGGAGGTTGCTCTTGGCCACCCGCTTGGTCGCGGCGTACTGGGAGTTGGTGGTGCGGGTGATGCCGACGCCCGCGGCGGCCCAGGACTTCATGGTGAGGCCGGAGCAGTCGTAGGAGCCAGGGCCCTCGGCGCCGTAGGAGTAGGGCTTGCCGAGCTGGGCGTAGGCGAAGTCGAGCGCCGCGCGGGCCGGACCGCTGGCCGGCCCGTTGTAGGTGCCGCCGGTGCCGCCGCCGGGGCCGCCCGAGCCCGACGGCGTGTTCGGGCTGAGCCGGCGCACGATCGCCTTCTGCTTCTTCACCTGCTTGTCGAGTTCGAGCTTCTGCTTCTTCAGCTCGTCCTGCTTCGACTTCACCTCGTCGTAGGCGGACTTCGCCTGGGACTGCTCGCGGCGGAGCCGCTGGGCGGTCGCGAGGAACTGGGTGAGCTGGGAGCTGCGCTCCTGCGACAGGTGCGAGAAGACGGCGGCCTGGTCGAGGATCGACTGCGGGTCCTTGCTGCCGACGAAGCCGGTGACGTCGGCCGAGTCACCGTTCTTGTAGGCGGTGGCCGCCATCTGAGCGATCTTGGACCGCTGCTCCTCGAAGCTGGCCTGCTCCTGCTTGCTCGCCTTGGTCGCGGCGTCGAACTTCTTCTTGGCGACCTTGAGCTTCTCGCGGTTCTGGTTGAACTGCTCGACCTTCTGGTCCATCTTCTCGTTGAGCTTGTCGAGCGCCTTCTGGGCCTGCGCCCGGGTCGGCTTGGGCTCGGCGTGCGCCACCACCGGGGAGCAGGTCAGGGAGACCGCCACGGTCAGGCCGGCCACGGCCGCCAGGCGACGGGAGCCGCCTCTGCCCGCAGAGCCTGCCCTGCGGCCAGGCCGCTGCGCCGGTGCCCCGATGTGATCATTGGCCACGGTCGGTTTCGCCCCTCTCGTCCACGACGTCAGCCGCCGACATTAGCGAGGGGCAACAGCTGTCACAACCGATTCATCACTCTTTGATTGACATCTGTGTATATTGTCCACTTTCAGTGACGACATGATCACTTACGGCGAGGCTTGCCTTATCGGAGCCTTATCGGCACCTTAGGAGCGGCCCAGCCTGCGCAGCAGCAGGGA is a genomic window of Actinomadura citrea containing:
- a CDS encoding C40 family peptidase, which codes for MAGLTVAVSLTCSPVVAHAEPKPTRAQAQKALDKLNEKMDQKVEQFNQNREKLKVAKKKFDAATKASKQEQASFEEQRSKIAQMAATAYKNGDSADVTGFVGSKDPQSILDQAAVFSHLSQERSSQLTQFLATAQRLRREQSQAKSAYDEVKSKQDELKKQKLELDKQVKKQKAIVRRLSPNTPSGSGGPGGGTGGTYNGPASGPARAALDFAYAQLGKPYSYGAEGPGSYDCSGLTMKSWAAAGVGITRTTNSQYAATKRVAKSNLQPGDLVFFSSLGHVGLYVGGGKMIHAPHTGDVVRIADITSGYYLSNYYGAGRP